In the genome of Chryseobacterium sp. 52, the window TTTATGGCTACAATACATCTGCATATACAGGCCCATTAGGTTCTTATAACAACAATAATCCGGCAGCAGTTGCAAGATTAGATCAAATGCATGACAGTGGAGGACTTCATTTCCAGTGGGGAAGAAAAGATCCATTACCCGTATTTTATAACCCCGGAATGTTTTATAATCATTTCGTTGCTAATAAAAGGCCATTCAATGACTACTTTGTGTACAGACAGAACAATCCTGCCAATGCAACAACAGGAGCTATTCCGTATGCCAACAATATGCTGGAACCGGAATATTTAACCAGTTATACCCAGCCTTATACCACCTATTCTGCAACAGCCAATGTTTCTGCATCTGATTCAAAAGCAGATAAATTGAAGAAAGTGGTAAAATATTCAGTTACCAATCCACTGATCTATTTGTATCAGTCTGATGCAACAAAGCTAGATTGGGTTTCAGATGAAAACGGGAATATGCCGGAAAGATGGGGACATGCTACTGAAAAATCTGCTTATGACCCTTGCCCTGCAGGCTGGAGGATTGTAGATATGGAGAGTGTTTCTACAGGAGTCATCCTTGGAAACCTTATTTCAAAAGGAAATACCCCTTGGTTCTACAATGCAAAATTCACGAATTCTTACGGACTCGATCCTGGAAAGGACAATACGTATGTAAACAATGAGTCTTATGATATTAACAAAATGAATTATGTAGGCAGCTTTGTTTATGGAAATGCCTCAGGTATGGGCTCATTCAGATATGGATTTATTTTAAATAAACCGGAATACAATATCGGAACATTCCCCAATAACGGGATAAGAGGATTCAATGGAGGTAATACTTTAGATGCATCCAAATTGGGAGGTAATCCTGATACATTTATGAAGTCCGGGATCTGGACCGCTGCCAATCAAGGTGGAGCAGGTTCTTCTTTAGGAATGCTTTTTAATGCTGTAATTACCCAAACTGTTGGTGCTAATGATAAACTGTATTATTTAACACCTACTTTCGGTTTCCGTCCGCAGGCAGCAATGTCTTGCCGTTGTGCAGAAATTAAATATGATGCTAACGGAAATGAAATTGGAAGATATGAACCGTTTGCCATTCCTGTTCCTAAGAACGCTTTAGCCAAAGCAAAAGGAGTTCTTGCAAAATCAGTGATCGTAGAAAAAGTGGCTCAGAACAAACTTGAGTTCTTCCCTAATCCTGTGAAAAACATGCTGTATATCAAAGGAAACGACAGGGCCAAAGATTATTATTATCAGATCTATAATATGTCTGGCCAGATTATACAGTCAGGAAAGTTTGAGAATGAGCGTACTGACCTTTCTTCTTTAATCTCCGGAGCATATCTGGTAAGAATTAATAATTCTGAAACCGTAGTGAAGATTATTAAAGAGTAAAATTTAAACTATATTAAATTTGGACCGTCTCAGCAATGAGGCGGTTTTTTTGCAGAATTAAGAATATTTTAATCTTCAATTTTAATTTTATCATTTATAGTTTGTAATTTTATAATGCATTTTGAGTTTGAATTATAAACATTTAGACCAAATTCATCCGGAAACCGCATGTATCATTCATTTTAAACATGATTTTAAGCATATTTCAATATTAAATATTGTTAAAAATGATTGGCTTTTCGGCAAAAATTATATTTTTGCATGATTATTGATTTAATCTATTGAATTTGAAAATAATTTAAACGAAATAAATAATTATAAACCTTTTAGTATTTAAAATTATGTCACAATCGTACGAAGTTATTTTTGAAAACAACAGAAAATGGGTAGAATCTAAAATTTCAGAAGATCCGGAATTCTTCCATGAGCTTGCAAAAACTCAAAATCCTGACTATTTGTACATCGGATGTTCAGACAGCAGGGCTACAGCGGAAGAGATCATGGGTGCGAAACCGGGAGAAGTTTTTGTTCACAGAAACATTGCTAATGTTGTCAATACTTTAGATATGAGTTCAACAGCTGTTATTCAATATGCTGTAGAACATCTTAAAGTAAAGCACATTATCGTTTGTGGACATTACAACTGCGGTGGCGTAAAAGCAGCGATGACCCCTCAAGATCTAGGATTGTTGAATCCATGGTTAAGAAACATCCGCGATGTTTACAGATTGCATCAGGCTGAATTAGATTCTATTGAAGATCAAGGAAAACGTTATGACAGACTTGTCGAACTTAATGTTCAGGAGCAGTGCATCAACGTGATCAAAATGGCCTGCGTACAGGAAAGATATATCATTGATGAGCATCCTATTGTACACGGCTGGGTATTTGACCTAAGAACAGGTAAAATCATTGATTTGGAGATCGATTTTGAGAAAATCTTGAAAGACATCCAAAAAATCTATAACCTTACCAGTTCGGATTGGGTAATGAGCAGAAAAACGACATAGTTTTTCTAAAATTGAATGTAAGATGAAATTCTGGAGTATTATTGTACTGACCTTCTTCCTCAACTTCACAGCACTGCCTGGCATTGCTGCGATAGCTGGCTGGGATCTGGCAAGGACCAATGTCATCCTGAATGAAGAAGAACCACATTCTCACCCTTCATCTTTTATTGTATACGAAAAGACACTTCCGAAAACGTTAGACGTATTCGATTATGTGAAGTTTTCAGAACCTGATCTTCAGGGCGTGTCTTTTGAGCTGATAGATGATTCCTTTCATCTGTCTCCCTTACTCACCATATTTTCTCCGCCTCCGGAAGCTTAATTTTAAGTATAGTTAGATTTTTTTAATAGTATTCATATCAAAAACTGATATCGGATACGTGTGCTTTAAAATTAAATTTCCAATCTTTTATAATTGATTATCTAAAGGCAGATCAATCGGTTATAGTATTTTTCAAAACATTATGAAAAAAACATCATTCATAGGAGGAATCAAGGAGAATTTCCCTTCAGGACTCGTTGTATTCTTAGTAGCACTCCCATTATGTCTGGGAATCGCTTTAGCGTCAGGAGCACCACCATTGTCAGGTGTTATCTCCGGTATAGTAGGAGGATTAGTCGTAGGATTTCTTAGTAATTCAAATATATCAGTATCAGGTCCGGCAGCCGGGCTTACAGCTATTGTTTTAACAGCGATCACAGATCTGGGAGCTTTTGAACTTTTCCTTTGCGCAGGAATCATTGCAGGACTTATCCAGTTAATTTTAGGATTTATCCGAGCAGGAAGTATATCCAATTATTTTCCGAATAATGTCATTGAGGGGATGCTTGCTGCCATCGGTATCATTATTATTTTAAAACAAATTCCTCATGCCATGGGATTCGATAAGGATTACGAAGGGCATGAATCTATATTTGACAATGGTCTTAATTTTGGCTATTTCACAGAACTATTCGGAGCTATACATGCCGGAGCTATTGTGGTAACACTATTTTCTGTAGGTATTCTTATTGCCTGGGACAAAATTCCGGCTTTAAAAAGAATGAAAATGCTTCCAGGAGCATTGGTAGCCGTAGCGGCAGGAATACTTCTTAATGAGCTATTCAAACTGTCCGGAAGCTCTCTGGCGATTGGTACACAGCACCTGGTTTCACTACCCGTTCCTAAGTCTTTGGATGATTTCAAAAATCTTGTTACGATGCCTGATTTTGGAGGATTCACCAATCCTAAGGTATGGATAGTAGGGGCAACCATTGCCATTGTAGCTTCTATTGAAACGCTGCTTTGTATTGAAGCTTCGGACAGATTAGATACACAGAGAAGAATTACAGACACCAATCTTGAGCTTAAAGCACAGGGAATAGGAAATCTGATCAGCTCGTTTATCGGAGGACTGCCAATGACATCTGTAGTGGTAAGAAGTTCTGCCAATGCTAATGCCGGAGCTACTTCGAAAGTTTCTGCGATGATTCACGGTGTCCTTTTATTGGTATGTGTACTTACCATTCCGTTTATACTCAACCTAATCCCGCTTGCCACACTGGCTGCAGTATTGATTCTGGTAGGATATAAACTGGCAAAACCGGCTACATTCAAGCATTTCTGGCATCTGGGCAAATTCCAGTTCATTCCGTTTGTCGCTACCGTAGTGGCTGTAGTGGCTACCGACCTTCTGAAAGGAGTAGGTATCGGTCTGGCTATTTCCGTATTCTATATCCTTCAGGGAAATATGAAACGTGCTTATTATCTGAGCAGAGAAAAACTGGATGATGCAGACGGGATCAACATTAAGCTTGCTGAGGAAGTTTCTTTCTTAAATAAGGCAGCTATTAAAAAGACATTGAAAAACATCAAGTCCAATTCTACCGTGACCATCGATGCAAGAGGAACTTCATATATTGCCACAGACGTACTGGAAATGATCCAGGATTTTGCCAATATCAGGGCAAAAGAAGAAGATATTAACGTGGAACTATTAGGCTTCAAAACTTCATACAAAGATTATGAAACAGATGAAGATTCCCACATCCTGATCACACACAGAAGAGCTATGTAAGCTCAAAGCAATAATTTTTTAATTTTAAAAAGAATAAATCAATCATATGAAAGCACATACATACGAAACTCAATCTACAATTACTCCTGAAAAAGCATTAGATTTTTTAAAAGACGGAAATCAAAGATTTGTAAATAATCTAAAAGCAAACAGAGATCTTTTAGGTCAGGTAAACGCAACACGTGAAGGTCAGTGGCCTTTTGCCGTAATTTTAAGCTG includes:
- a CDS encoding SulP family inorganic anion transporter, coding for MKKTSFIGGIKENFPSGLVVFLVALPLCLGIALASGAPPLSGVISGIVGGLVVGFLSNSNISVSGPAAGLTAIVLTAITDLGAFELFLCAGIIAGLIQLILGFIRAGSISNYFPNNVIEGMLAAIGIIIILKQIPHAMGFDKDYEGHESIFDNGLNFGYFTELFGAIHAGAIVVTLFSVGILIAWDKIPALKRMKMLPGALVAVAAGILLNELFKLSGSSLAIGTQHLVSLPVPKSLDDFKNLVTMPDFGGFTNPKVWIVGATIAIVASIETLLCIEASDRLDTQRRITDTNLELKAQGIGNLISSFIGGLPMTSVVVRSSANANAGATSKVSAMIHGVLLLVCVLTIPFILNLIPLATLAAVLILVGYKLAKPATFKHFWHLGKFQFIPFVATVVAVVATDLLKGVGIGLAISVFYILQGNMKRAYYLSREKLDDADGINIKLAEEVSFLNKAAIKKTLKNIKSNSTVTIDARGTSYIATDVLEMIQDFANIRAKEEDINVELLGFKTSYKDYETDEDSHILITHRRAM
- a CDS encoding carbonic anhydrase, whose amino-acid sequence is MSQSYEVIFENNRKWVESKISEDPEFFHELAKTQNPDYLYIGCSDSRATAEEIMGAKPGEVFVHRNIANVVNTLDMSSTAVIQYAVEHLKVKHIIVCGHYNCGGVKAAMTPQDLGLLNPWLRNIRDVYRLHQAELDSIEDQGKRYDRLVELNVQEQCINVIKMACVQERYIIDEHPIVHGWVFDLRTGKIIDLEIDFEKILKDIQKIYNLTSSDWVMSRKTT